The sequence CGCGCGCACCGGCTTCAGTCCGGCCGGATGGTGCCGGTTCTGATCTCGATGCTCAGGCCGGCCTTCTGCCATTCAAGGCGCAGCGGATCGATCATCGCGTTGACAGGTCTGCGCAGGCCGGCAGCCACGCCGATGCGGTAGGTGCCCTTGCGTCCGGTGCGCGCCAGGCTGAGCACCAGTTGCCTGGTCAGCGCCGGGCTGCACGACACCAGGGTCCAACCGAAGGTGTTGGGTGCCTCCTTCAGCGCGAAGGGGGTGATCTGTTCCCGGGCCATCAGGTCCAGCAGCGCGGTTGACCAGGTCTGGGCGTTGCCGTGGGCAACGTCTTTGATGGCTGCGCACTGCGCCTGGCAAGCGCCGTCAGCGTTCATCAGCTTGAACAAGGCCACCAGCGTGGTCGGCATCTTCGCTGGCGCGGCCAGGTTGTCGAAGGTCAGCGCAACGATGTCGGCGATGGCTCGGCGCAAGGGGCCGTTGTCCATGCCCTGGGCCAGTGGCACGCGCGCGAGCCGTATCAGCAGCGCTTGCTGCACCTGCACCGCCTCCTGTGTCATGCCGGAGGGCGAGATCATCCAGGCCACCACGGGCGGGATGTCGGTCCAGTGCAGGCTGGCACTGTCCAGACGTTCCGGGACCTTGAGCGCCGCGCCGATCAGACCGAGCTTCCAGTTGGCGTATCCCGGATCGCGGAACGTCGGCAGACGCCCCAGGATGCGGCAGGTGTGGGCCAGATCGACGCCGGCCAGGTGTCTCGCCGACTTCTCGATAAAGGCTTTCATGATGCCCCGCATCAGCGTGCGAGGCAGGCTCAGCTGGGGCAGTGCCGGACTGGTGATTTCCATGCGTTTTTCCAGCAGTTGAACGAGCGCGTCCAGCGGATCGTCTGCCGCGTACACGTTGCGCAACTGGCGGCGCAGGCCTTTGCCGTAAGGCACCGAGACCATGCCGAACTGTTCGCGCAGCAATTTCTTCACTTCGGTCGCGCGCTCCTTCAGGGCCACCACCGGCACGGTGGTCTTCTCTGCGTCGGTGCCGGCCTTGATGCCGATGGCGATCTCGGCGCGCATGATCTTGCCGCGTTGCGCGGGCAGCAGGGACAGCACGTAGGCTGCCATGGGCTGGTCTTCGTCGTTGGTGCCCTTCGCGGCATCGAATACCGGCGTGGGGTCGGGCAGTTCCAGGTCGCGCCACCAGCCGCTCTCGCCCAGCACCTGGTCGAGCACGTGATCGGGCGCCAGCGCTTCGTCGATCTGCTGGCGCACGGCGAACGGCGCTGCGCAGTACAGGCTGCTGATGCTCACCCAGTCCTGCAGCAGCTCCAGGCGCAGCTCCATCATCTTCTGGGCGTTGCCAGGTTTCAGCCGCGGCGTGAAGGCCTTGGGCATCTTGGGGTTGTCCAGTTTGGGCGTGGTCTGCACCAGCTGCGCCAGCGCGCTCACCGGCCCGCAGGGGATCAGGTCCAGCCGGTCGCCGTCGTAGTCACCGGCCAGGCTTTCCATCAGTCGCCCATAGTGCGCGCCCACCAGTTGGCGCCTCTCGTCCTTGACCACCAGGCAGCCGTGCAGCGCCAGCGTGGCGGGCGAGGTCTGGGCGGATTTCTTGGCCTCGGCGGTGGCCCAGGTCGAACACATCTTCTGGTCCTTGCTCGACAGCAGGATCGATTGCGTTGCGCAGGCCTTGGGCCATTGGTCCCGGGGCACCACCATCAGCAGCCCCTTGAAGAAGTGGGCGCGGACCACCCCGGTGTCATCGGCGGCGTAGCCGCTGAGCGTGTATTGCAGCGCTGAGTGTCCTGCCAGCACCGGGCTGTAGCCGATCTCACCCGCAGGCACCACACGCAGGTTGGTGGTGTCGTAGGGGTTGCGTCCGACGATCAGGCCGTCCTTGCCCACCGCGCGCCACTCGGGGGTGTCGGGCAGCAGCAGGGTGTGGGTGTTCGACGGCACCGCGGTGGGTGCGTAAGCGGGAGGAGCGCCGTGCACCAGGGTGTAGTAGCGCGCGTCCGATGCCTCCGCCTTGAGGGTGGGCACGTCCCATTGGTTGATGAGGGTCTGCAACTTCAGGCCGGCCTGTGTGAGTGCCTGGTCCATGACCTGCTCCGCCAGCCTGGTCTGGGGTGGGCTCAAGGTGCTTGGTTCGGGGTAGTACTGCAAAGCTTGGTAGCTCAGCCGCGCAGTGCAGGTGACGGGTTGGCGGGTGGCCGGTCCCAGCGGCGTCAAGCCCAGGCCTTCGGCCAGGTCGCTGCGGATGAAGCCCAGGCCATCCTGCGTGCGCAGCGACGCCCAGGGGCTCCCGGGATCGAAGAGTTGTTGCGGCTGCGCGGGATCGTGGTCGGGCATCAGTGCCATGGAAAACGCACCTTTGAGGCCGCGGGTGGTGTTGTGGGGGGGCAGCACCTGAGGCGCGGGCTGGCCATCAAAGGGGTCGGGTTCGGGCCGTGGCAGGTAGGTGGCGTCTTCTGGCAGGAAGGCGCGTTGTGCGTAGCAGTAGGCCTCCACCGACGTGAGCCACTGCTGGGCGAAAAAGTCGCTGGCTTCGATGGGAATGCCGATGAGCACGCCGGGGTCTCGCTCGGCCTGATCGGGTTTGAGCCGGCTGCCGCCGAAGACGTCGAAGCGGTACCAGTGGCCCTGCACGCGAGCGATGGACGGCAGCTCCTCGGGCCTGATGCCCATGTTGAGTTTCATGAGGACCGGCGGGGGCAATCTCGCATCGGTGCCGAAGAGTTCCTGGTAGATGCTGGCGTCGCGCTTCTCGAGGCCGATGAGGCGTCCGCGCGGGTTGACCACGGGGAAGTCGATGGCGCGGATCCAATCGGTGGCGATGGGCACGGGCTTGGGCAGGGCCAAGCGCTGGTGAGCGGCTTTCATGAGGGCTTGCTGCTGGGGCAGGGTCATCCGGGCGTAGGTCGGGGTGATGTCCAGTTCCGGGCGGTAGCGCTGGAACAGGCGCTGCTCCAACGGCGTGGTGGAGACCAGCGGAGCGTCGGTCGAAGGAGCCGGCTTGGCAGGCTGCGGCTGGGGGGTCGGCAGGGTGGGATCGAGGGTCGGGGCCATGGCGCGTTGCTTCCGCTTGACCAAGAGGTCGACCCAGCCTCTGGCGCGCTGCTCCAGCAACTCGCGGAACTTCAGGCGCGCCTTGTCCTGTGTCTTCACGCGCCTTTCGAGCTTCAGGATGTCTTCCACGGCCGCGACCGCGACGGTGAGGTGGCGCATCCAGGGTTCATCAGGCTGGGGGATGCGTGGCAGACCATCCAGCCACGCCGTCCAGCCCTCCAGCGTTTCCCTCAGTTGCAGGCGCATGGCGTTCATCTGGTCGTCGCCCGTGCGGTCCGGGCGTTGCGCGCCCGGTTGGACCGCTTGACCGCCCGGTGCCGTGCCGACCGCTGGCTTCGGGGGAGAGCGGCGTTGGTTGAGGGACCGGTGCAAGCGTGCGAGGTTCCTGGGCAAATTCACCAGAAGGCTCTGGTCCGGCCGGCCCACCGGCAACCGGCACATCTGCGCCATGCCGCCCGCCCACTCGGTCACGCCTGCGGCACGGTCGCCGGCCCCCAGGGTGAGCAGCCTGGCCGTGGAGCTCATGGCATGGCTCAGATCCCAGATCTCGCTGATGGTGTACCGCTTGGCCAGCCGGGCTTCTCGCTGGGTGGACCACATGGCTGCCACGGCGTCGGCCACGCCATCGTCGTCGGGCAGGAGCACCTCGTGGCGCAGCGCGGCGCCCAGGCCGGCTTGCGCCTGGGCATGGTCCTCCAACGTACCCCCCTGGAGCGCACCACCGGCGATCAGCTTCAGCAGCCGCGTGCACGCATCGCGCAGACCCGGGGTGTCGGCGTCCAGTGCAGCGGGGGAGACGTCCAGAGCGGTCTTCAGGCTGTTGAAGGTGTTGGAGATGCTCTGGCTGTCGCCGTGGTCCAGCCGGCCCGTGTTGGTCTGCTCGATGAGGCCATGGAGGGCCTGTTGCAGGTCCGGGTCGTCGCCGGGCTGCAACCGGTGGTCCAGGGCCGCCCGCAGATCGTTGAAGACGCTGGCGATTTCCTGGGGCTTGCCGGCATGCATTGCGCCGGCGTTCACACACTTCGTGAGGCGGGTGAACGCAGCGCGCAAACCGCTGTCGTCGATCGGAAGCACCTGGCCGTCCAGGGCGGCCCTGAGGCCGTTGAAGGTGTTGGCCAAGGTTTGGCTGTCGCTGTCGTCCAGCCGGCCAGCGCCGACCTGACCGACAAGGTGGTGGAAGGCCTTCTGCAACTCGGGATCGTCGCCAGGCAGCAACCGGTTCTCCAGGGCTGCCTTCAAGCCATTGAACGCGCTGGCGATGTGCCGTGACTTGCCCGAGTCCAGATCACCGGCGATCACCTGGGCGATGAGTTGGCGAAAGGCCTGTTGAAGGCCGGGGTCGTTGGCGGGCACCACGTGGCTGTCCAGAGCGGTCTTCAGGCCGTTGAAGCCGTTGGCGATGGCCTGGCTGCTGCCTTCTTTCAGCTGGCCGGCGTTCACATGCCCGATGAGACGCCGGAACGCCAGTTGCAGGTCTGGGTTGTTGCTGGGCAGCACCGGTGGTTGGCAGTCCAGAGCAGCTTTGAGGCAGTTCAGGGCGTTGGTGATGTGCTGCGCGGTGCCCTTGTCCAGCTGGCCTGCGTTCACCCGTGCGATGAGGTGGCGGAAGGCTTTTTGCAGGTCCGGGTCGTTGCTGGACATGACCGGGGGCCGGCACGCCAGCGCTGCCTTCAGGCCGTTGAAGGTGTTGGCGATGCCTTGGCTGTCGGTGCTGTCCAGCCGGCCAGCGCTCACCCATCCCAGGAGGCGATGAAAGGCCTGTTGCAAGCCTGGGTCGTTGCCGGGCAACACCTGGGGCTGACTGTCCAGGGCGGCTTTGAAGCCGTTGAAGGTGTTGGTGATGTGCTGGGCATCGCCAGCGTCCAGCTGGCCGGCGTTCACCCGGGCGACGAGGTGGCGGAAGGCCTGTTGAAGGTCCGGGTCGTTCCCGAGGAAGTCCGGTGGCTCGCTTTCCAGGGCGGATTTGAGCGCGTTGAAGGTGTTGGCGATGGCCTGGCTGTCGTTGCCGTCCAGCTGACCGGCGCTCACCCGGGCAATGAGGTGGCGAAGGGCCTTTTGCAGCGCCGGGTCGCTGCCGGAAAAGGTCGGTGGCTCGCTCTCCAGGGTGGCTTTGAGGGCGTTGAAGGCGTTGGCAATGGTTTGGCTGTCGCCGCCGTCCAGGCGACCGAGGCTCACCCACCCCAGCAGCAGCCCGAAGGCCTGCTGCATGCCCGGGTCGTTGCCGGGCAGCACCGGCGGATGGCTTTCCAGCGCGGCTTTGAGCGCGTTGAAGGAGTTGGTGATGTGCTGGACTTCGCCGCCGTCCAGTTGGCCGGCGTTCACCCGGGCGACGAGTTGGCGGTAAGCCCGCTGCATGTCCGGGTCGTTGCCGGGCAGCACCGGCGGATGGCTCTCCAGCGCGGCTTTGAGGCCGTTGAAGGTGTTGGCGAGGGCCTGGCTGTCGCCACCGGCCAGTCCATCGGCATTCACCCACGCAAAAAGCTGTCGGAAAGCCTGTTGCTGGCCCGGATCGTTGCCGGGCCACACCGTGGGATGTGCCTCCAGCGCGGCCTTCAGGCCGTTGGAGACCAAGGCAATGTGCATCGCGGTTTCGTGGAGCCTGGCGCGCTCGCGCTGGATCCACGCTTCATGGCGTTCGACCAGCCGCCGCAGGACGTTGTTCGCGTGAGCCCGGTCGCCCGCAGCAGTGGCTGCAGGTTGCAAGCGGTCAAAAGCGGTCCGCATCCCGTCGGGCAGGGTCTGGGGTGGTGGTGAGCAGTCGAGCCACTTGATGATGTCCTGGCAGGGAACGGGCACCGTTGGGGGCTGCTCGCTGACCGGTGCTTGAGCCTTTGCACCTGGCGCCCTCACGTCGGCGAACGTGGTGTCCACCAAAGTCTTGACCTCCTGCAAGGTCGCCTGGGTCTGCTCGACCTGCGCGATGGTGGGGCCGGTGGGCAGAACCACCTGTTCCATCAACCCGAACAGCAGTCGGTAAGCACCCTGCAGTCGCACGTCACCCGCTTGCGCGTACCTGGTGGAGACCACCGACTTCAGCACCGTGGCGATGACAGCAGCTTCCCCCAGTTGTGGCTTCCGGGTTTTGTCGCTGCGTGGCTGGGGCAGGTAGCGCTGCCTCGCCGCCGCCAACACGCGGTCGAACAGGAAGCCGTACACCAGGTTGTCCACCTCGGCGGGCCTGGGGGACATCGCGGCCAGCGCCTGGAGCCCCGCCTTGTTCCTGCAGTAGGGCGAGAGCGAGCGCGTGAGCCGGTCGCTGGCTTGCCAGTCGCCGCCGCTGTGGATCGTCCACATCTGCTCGCACCTCTGCACATGGCTGAAAAGATTTTTGACGGCGTTGGGCAACTGGGGGTCTGCTGTCACCGTGTGGGTGGAGGACGGCAGTCTGGCCTGCGGTGCAGACCCGGTGGAGACGCTGCGCGGGCGCGAGATGTCGGCCGGCGGGGAGGGCGGCAGTTGGGTATCCGACGCCAGGTGGCGTGGTGCCGATGTGTTCTCACTTCGGTTGTCCCGTCGCAGCCGCTCGTCTTTTTCCCGCCGCTCGCGTTCGTTGACCTGCTGGTCCGTGAGATCGTTCTGGCGTCGCTTCATGGCTGGCTCCTCACACCGATGTCGGGCGTTGGTTGGTGCGGTTGTTCATGCGGTCTTGGGCAGCAGCGGCTTCAGCTCGGCCACCGCATCGGCCATGTCCCAGAGTTCGTCGGTGAGGGCCTGTGCGCTCAGGCGGGCCAGGCTCAGCGTGCGTTGGTACACCGCAGCGTCCTCCACCGGGTCAATGCCCAGCAGGTCACCCTCGATCACGTCGGTGGCCTGTACCAGCAGCGCTTCGCAGAATGGCCCGCGCAAGGCAGCCACCTTGGGCAGGGCGGCGATGTGCAGCTGCACGATCAGCAGACCGTCGTCGGGCAGGCACTGGCCGACGGTGCGCAGCCCGTTCAGCCGAAGTGCGCACGCGCCCGCGCCGTCGGTCTTGCCATCGGTGATCTTGTGGAGGGAAAAAAACGCTCGCCACAGCGCTTCTGCGCTGGACACGTTGTCGTCGTCGGTGGTCGGGGTGGTGGCGGTGGCTGCAGGCATGGCGGACTCCGTTGGGATGTCTGCCCTTTATCCGCCACCAGAGCGCAACTCACCATCCACCGCCAACGCTGGGCTCATGAGTCTGGTGGAGCCACCGGATGGTCTCCATCGCCCGTGGAGCAGGCCCTGAGCGGCCGGCGGGGCGCTCAGGGGCGGCCGAGGAACAGGTAGAGCCCGGTGTAACCCTTGGGCGCACTCACGATGCTCAGGTACAGCGGGCCAATGCCGGTGTCTGCACCCACAAACAGGCTGCCCGCGCCGCGCAACTGCCGCAGTGTGATGTCGCTGCGCTCGGTCCAGGCGTTGCCCGCTTCCAGCGAGCCGCCCACAAACAAGGCGCGCGCCACACCCACCGAAGAAGCCAGGCGCTGGTAGTAGGTGAGCCGGCCGAACAGCAGGTAGTTGCCCGCCACCTGTGCCGTGCGGTAGCCCGAGAGGTTCTGGAAACCGCCGAGCGAGTATTCGTCGATGGCAGCCAGCGGGATCTGGTTGGTGTAGGCCATGCGGCCACCCAGGTTGAAGGTGTGCACACCCCAGGTCTTCACGGCGGTGAAGCTGCTGTCCAGGCGGGTGAAGTCGGTGGTGGTGCCACCGTCCAGATCGCGCCGGCCCCACGACAGCTCGGCCTGACCCCGGTAGCCGCGCGAGGGGAAGTTGGCGAAGTCGAGCTGATCGGCCATCACGGCTGCGCGCAGGCCGCGTTCGGTCCATCGCACGGTGCTCACCCCGGCGGGAATCGCTGCCGACAGCAGTTCCGGCTTGGCGCGTCGCGCACTGGCCACCACGCCCAGCCGCGCCTCTCCGAGGGTGCCGCGCAGACCGATCGGCCAGCCCATGTCGGCACCCACCTTGACGCCCTGGCGCTGTACCAGCGCGAGGGCGTCGCCCTGGTCGTTGAACAGCTCCACCTTGTTGATGTTGCCGTCCACATACGCCGCCACAAAGCGTTCGTTGTTCATCCCCAGCGGTTGGTAGATCTCCGAGTACAGCCCCACCGTCTCGCCCAGCTGCACGCGGTTGCGCCACTCGGCGCCGCTCTCGTTGAGCCAGTGGCGGTTGTGGCTGATGCGCAGGTTGAACGCACCTTCGCCTTGAAAGTCGGTGCGCAGGTCCAGTCCCACGCGCAGGTAGTTCGGCCCCCACGCGTTCTCGCGCAGGTTGATGGTGAGGTCTTCCGTGCCGTTGTCTTCGCGCCGGGTCAGCGTGTAGTCGATGCGCTCGTAGTCGCCCGCGGCCGAGAGCTTCTGCAAATCCCCCTCGATCCTCGGCACATCCACCCGCTGGCCGGGTTCGACCTCCAGCGCCCGGGCCAGCAGTGCCGCGCGCTCATCGCTCACCCCCTCGAAGTGGATGGCGCCGATGCGGCCCACCCGGTCGGCGTTGGCCAGCGACTGGGTGCTGCGCGACTTCACCCAGCCCGCGTAGCGCGCCTCGTTCACTGCAAAGCGCGCGAGCGCCTCGCGCACCGTGCCGGCGTATTCGTTGCCTGCCGTCACCAACTCCTCGGCCTTGTCGAAATCGCTCGACGTGAGCTTGCCCAGCGGCGGCGCCAGCAGCAGGTCCTTCGGGGTGAGGGTGGCGATGCTGGCCTGCACGTTCTGTTCGGTCAGGATGTTGACCATCTGTGTGGTCACGCCCAGCACCGTGCCCAGCGTGTCGCGCCCGGCCAGGGGGGTGCCGATGTTCACCGCGATGATCACCTCGGCCCCCATGGTGCGCGCCACGTCCACCGGCAGGTTGTTCACCAGCCCGCCATCACCCAGGATGCGGTCGTTGATGGCCAGCGGCGAGAACACACCAGGCACCGACATGCTCGCGCGCAGCGCCGCGGCCAGGTCGCCCCGGTCCATCACCACCGCCCGGCCGGTCTCCATGTCGGTGGCCACCGCGCGAAACGGCGTGGGCAGCTGGTCGAACGATTCGAGGTGCCGGGTGGACAGCGTGTAGCGGCGCAGCAGCACCTCCAGCGAGCGGCTGGACACCGCGCCCGTGGGCAGGCGGAACTCGCCGTTGCGAAACCCGAGCTGCAACACCGGCGAGAGCTCGAAGTCTTCTTCCTTGCGGCGTTGCGAGAGCAGCTGGCGCGGCTCGCGGCTGTTGAACAGGCCGCCCCAGTCCACCGCCAGGATCTCGCGCTCCAGCTCGTCGGCCTTCATGCCGCTGGCGTACAAGCCGCCGATGATCGCGCCCATCGAGGTGCCCACGATCATGTCCACCGGCACCTGCGCAGCTTCCAGCGCCTTGAGCACGCCCACATGCGCAAAGCCCCGCGCCCCGCCGCCCGAGAGCACCAGGGCCACGCGCGGGCGCTCGCCGGCCACCGTGCCCTGTGCCGCCGCTGGCAGCGGACCGAGCAAGGTCGCCAGCGCGGCGAAGATGAGGGGAAAGAGACGGGAACGCATGCGACACCTGTGAGCAAGGGCGGCGCACGGGCGCCGGGATGCGGCCAAGTGTAGGCGGGCACCCATTCAAAACCGGTCCCGATACACCCTGTCACGCAGCCGTCAGCGCTGGGGAGCACAACCCGGAAAAGCACGCCCGTTCGTGGTAATTTGCGGCTTCCCTGTCAGCCCTGCGCTGCCCCCACCTGCCCACCGAGAGACACCCCATGAGCGACATCCTCGTCCACACCGAAGCCGGCGTCTGCACCCTCACGTTCAACCGCCCCGACAAGAAGAACTCCATCACCGCCGCCATGTACGGCGCCATGGCCGACGCACTGCAGGCCGCGCAGGACGATGCGCAGGTGCGCTGCGTCGTGTTCCAGGGCAACGAGGCCATCTTCAGTGCGGGCAACGACATCGCCGACTTCCTCAACAACCCGCCCGCCACCACCGAATCGCCGGTGTTCCGTTTCCTGCGCGGCATCGCGCAGTTTCCCAAGCCGCTGATCGCAGCCGTGTGCGGCCCGGCCGTGGGCGTGGGCACCACCATGCTGTTTCATTGCGACCTGGTGTACGCCGGCGACAACGCCGCCTTCTCCATGCCCTTCGTCAACCTCGGCCTGTGCCCCGAAGCCGCCAGCAGCCTGCTGGTGCCGCAGATGCTGGGCTACCACCGTGCCGCCGAAGCCTTGCTGCTGGGTGAGCCGTTCATGGCCGAAGCCGCACTCGAAGTCGGCCTGGTCAACCGCGTGTTGCCGCCGCTGGAAGTGGCCGGCTATGCCCAGACCGTGGCCCGCAAGATGGCCGCCAAGCCCATCACCTCGCTGATCGAGACCAAGCGCCTGATGAAGCAGGGTCAGCTCAAGCAGGTGATGGCCGTGATGGCCGAAGAAGGCGTGAGCTTCGGGCGTATGTTGGGCGAACCGGCGGCCAAGGAAGCGTTTGGCGCGTTCATGGAACGCCGCAAGCCGGATTTCTCGAAGGTGTGAAACGTCGGGGCGGTTCAACCGCCCCTTTTTTCAGGTGCACAGGACGACGGCACCTGCGGAAAGTGGGCGTAGACGTCCACCCGGCGATCGAAGGACCGTTGCTCTGGGGCCTCGCTCCATGAAGGCTGAGTCGGCGGGCTGGTGAGGATCACGGGTGCGTGGCGGAAAACCACCCTGCTGCACAGGCGTTCTGTTGACCGCAACGCATTGGCCACTGCGGTTGCCCGCGCCCACGCCAGCGACTCGTTGCTCCCGAAAGTCCGGCGCGTTTTTTCGGTCAGTGAGGTGGGGTCGTGCGATCCCACCACAAAGGCCGGCGCTCTGCTGCCTGCTTCATCCAGTTGGAGCTGGCACAGGCACGCCGATGCCGAGCTGGGGATGTCGGCGCTGCCGGGTGCGAATCCGGCGATGCTCACCCGAAGAATGGGAGGCAGGCTGGTCGACGGTGGTTCCGTACCCGGCGGCGGAGGTGGTGCAGGTGGTGGTGCAGGTGGCGCAGGTGGAGGTGGCGCAGGTGGCGGTGGCGGTGGCGGTGGCGGTGGCGGTGGCGGTGGTGCGGGTGGCACAGAACACGCACAACAAGTGCAGGCGGAGGGCGTCTGTCCGCGTTCGCGCATCTCCGCAAGGCTGGCGGCGACTGCCGACACGAGGGCGGCCACGGCCGTCAGCAGCGCCAGCCAGGAAGCCCACCCGTTGCCGGTCGCGGAAGCGCTCCCTGCCGCCGCCCCGGCCAACACGACGCTCATCACCATGAACAGCAGTGCGCCGAGCAACCACCACCATGGGGAGAAAGCCGGCAGGTTCACGACATCCACTTGAAATGTGGTGCCCTTGAAATCCACATACAGCAGGATGGCGCCCACCAGGGCCACAGCAACGCCACACAGCAACCGAAGGGATTCGGTCCGGAACGGTGGCGCCGCTCGACCGTGGTACTGGCCGGTCGCCCGGAAACTGTGGAGCGAAAGAGCGACCGACATCAGACCCTGCAGGGCAAGCAGTGCCCCGCCAATGAGGAGCAGTGCTGCCGCCAACACCGTCATGAGTCCACCCGCCGACGCAGCCGGTGCAACGGATGACCGTAGCGCCGGTACTTGCTTGCTTTGAACATCGTGTCCTCCGCCTTGCTGTATTCCCGCCTCGCTGCAAAACCGCGCCACTCTATCGCAGGGCGCTTCAAAATCCAATCCTGTGGTGCGGCATGGGCGTGCCGCCCTCGACCGGCCATGGCAACAGGTTTTGAACTTCAGCACCGCAAGGCGCTGGTGTAAGGTACGCCGCCATGACCGACCCCACCGAACAAGCCAAGTCCCACTTCTTTGAAGGCAACGCGCTCTTTGAAACGGGCCGTCTCGAAGACGCCGCCGCCCGATATCAGGCCGCGCTGGCCCTGGTGCCCGGGCGCCCCTCCGTGCTGGCCAACCTGGGTGTGACGCAGTGCCGCCTGGGCCGGTGGCTGGACGCTGTGGACACCCTCGCGCAGGCCACCCAGGCCGACCCCACACACCGCGACGCCTGGGTGGCGCTCGGGCTGTCACACGAAGCGCTGTCCCACTGGAACGAGGCGGCGCACGCCCTGCACCAAGGCATTCGCCTGGGCGCGAACACCGGGCAGCTCTGGTTGTCGCTGGCCATGTGCCGCATGCGCCTGCAGCAGCCCGACGAGGCCTTGCACGCACTCGACCAGGCCGTTGCCACCGAACCCACCCTCGCCGAAGCCTGGAGCCAGCGCGGCAGCCTGATGCGCGACACCGGGCGCCTTGCGGAAGCGGCACGCTCTTACGAACAAGCACTCGCGAACGGCGGCGATGAAACGCTCAACCGCTTCTACTTGTCGTCGGTGCAGGGTGGGGCCGCGCCGGCCCATCCGCCGTCTCTGTATGTGGAGGCGCTGTTCGACGAGTACGCCGACGAGTTCCAGTCGCATCTGGTCGAACAGTTGAACTACCAGGCGCACAGCACCCTGCTGGCGCCGCTGCGTGCCAGCGGCCAGCGCTTCGAGCGGGTGCTCGATCTGGGTTGCGGCACCGGCCTGTGTGGCCGCCTCATCCAGGCGCAGGCGGGCGCGGTGGATGGTGTGGATCTCTCGTCCGCCATGGTCGCGCAGGCTCGGGCCAGCGGCGCTTACCGCCATGTGGTCCACGGCGATCTGTTGGCGTTCTTGCGTGAGAGCTCCGAGCCCGTGGATCTGGTGATGGCGGCCGATGTCTTCATCTATGTGGGCGCGCTCGACGCGGTGTTCGAAGCGGTGCGCGAGCGGCTGCAGCCCGGCGCATGTTTTGCCTTTTCGGTCGAACTCGCCAGCGACGGCAGCGAACTCAAACTGCTGCCGAGCCTGCGCTACGCCCACTCACCGGCCTACATCGACCGGCTCGCCACGCTCAATGGCTTTCGCGTGCGTCAGAGCTGGCAAGCCCCGCTGCGCGAAGACCAGAAAAAGCCGGTGATGGGTTTGTATGTGCTGCTGGAGCCGGTGGCCAGCGCCTGACGTTCAAACCACCTTCGCCGGGCTGTACCTGAACGTCGCCCGTATCACGCCGTGGTCGCCGGTGCCCAGGGTTTTGTGGTCTTCGAAGTTCAGGTGGTCGTTGTTGATCACCAGGCCGTCAAACATCCAGAGTCGCTTCTTGCTGTTGTCGTAGAACTCCTGGCTGACCAGGATGTGGTCGAGCGACTCGCGGATGTCCTGGTGCACGTGGGTGTAGTACACGTCGCGCGTGTCGCGGTACTCCTGCAGGGTCTGCGC is a genomic window of Hydrogenophaga sp. RAC07 containing:
- a CDS encoding type III secretion system chaperone; its protein translation is MPAATATTPTTDDDNVSSAEALWRAFFSLHKITDGKTDGAGACALRLNGLRTVGQCLPDDGLLIVQLHIAALPKVAALRGPFCEALLVQATDVIEGDLLGIDPVEDAAVYQRTLSLARLSAQALTDELWDMADAVAELKPLLPKTA
- a CDS encoding patatin-like phospholipase family protein — its product is MRSRLFPLIFAALATLLGPLPAAAQGTVAGERPRVALVLSGGGARGFAHVGVLKALEAAQVPVDMIVGTSMGAIIGGLYASGMKADELEREILAVDWGGLFNSREPRQLLSQRRKEEDFELSPVLQLGFRNGEFRLPTGAVSSRSLEVLLRRYTLSTRHLESFDQLPTPFRAVATDMETGRAVVMDRGDLAAALRASMSVPGVFSPLAINDRILGDGGLVNNLPVDVARTMGAEVIIAVNIGTPLAGRDTLGTVLGVTTQMVNILTEQNVQASIATLTPKDLLLAPPLGKLTSSDFDKAEELVTAGNEYAGTVREALARFAVNEARYAGWVKSRSTQSLANADRVGRIGAIHFEGVSDERAALLARALEVEPGQRVDVPRIEGDLQKLSAAGDYERIDYTLTRREDNGTEDLTINLRENAWGPNYLRVGLDLRTDFQGEGAFNLRISHNRHWLNESGAEWRNRVQLGETVGLYSEIYQPLGMNNERFVAAYVDGNINKVELFNDQGDALALVQRQGVKVGADMGWPIGLRGTLGEARLGVVASARRAKPELLSAAIPAGVSTVRWTERGLRAAVMADQLDFANFPSRGYRGQAELSWGRRDLDGGTTTDFTRLDSSFTAVKTWGVHTFNLGGRMAYTNQIPLAAIDEYSLGGFQNLSGYRTAQVAGNYLLFGRLTYYQRLASSVGVARALFVGGSLEAGNAWTERSDITLRQLRGAGSLFVGADTGIGPLYLSIVSAPKGYTGLYLFLGRP
- a CDS encoding enoyl-CoA hydratase; the protein is MSDILVHTEAGVCTLTFNRPDKKNSITAAMYGAMADALQAAQDDAQVRCVVFQGNEAIFSAGNDIADFLNNPPATTESPVFRFLRGIAQFPKPLIAAVCGPAVGVGTTMLFHCDLVYAGDNAAFSMPFVNLGLCPEAASSLLVPQMLGYHRAAEALLLGEPFMAEAALEVGLVNRVLPPLEVAGYAQTVARKMAAKPITSLIETKRLMKQGQLKQVMAVMAEEGVSFGRMLGEPAAKEAFGAFMERRKPDFSKV
- a CDS encoding tetratricopeptide repeat protein: MTDPTEQAKSHFFEGNALFETGRLEDAAARYQAALALVPGRPSVLANLGVTQCRLGRWLDAVDTLAQATQADPTHRDAWVALGLSHEALSHWNEAAHALHQGIRLGANTGQLWLSLAMCRMRLQQPDEALHALDQAVATEPTLAEAWSQRGSLMRDTGRLAEAARSYEQALANGGDETLNRFYLSSVQGGAAPAHPPSLYVEALFDEYADEFQSHLVEQLNYQAHSTLLAPLRASGQRFERVLDLGCGTGLCGRLIQAQAGAVDGVDLSSAMVAQARASGAYRHVVHGDLLAFLRESSEPVDLVMAADVFIYVGALDAVFEAVRERLQPGACFAFSVELASDGSELKLLPSLRYAHSPAYIDRLATLNGFRVRQSWQAPLREDQKKPVMGLYVLLEPVASA